A window of the Cystobacter fuscus genome harbors these coding sequences:
- the cglF gene encoding adventurous gliding motility protein CglF gives MRKLLMLCGMLIVTPALAQDEDSPPPTRDSGGGGKAGKGGPQTIDFEDDTIEGDLTKPDGEYVEARKKVSHSNLIRIREDFEDKVMQSVGEL, from the coding sequence ATGCGCAAGCTCCTGATGCTGTGTGGGATGTTGATCGTGACGCCGGCCCTCGCCCAGGACGAGGACTCCCCGCCCCCGACGAGGGATTCTGGCGGCGGTGGCAAGGCGGGCAAGGGCGGCCCGCAGACCATCGACTTCGAGGATGACACCATCGAGGGCGACCTGACCAAGCCCGACGGCGAGTACGTCGAGGCCCGCAAGAAGGTCTCGCACTCCAACCTCATCCGTATCCGCGAGGACTTCGAGGACAAGGTGATGCAGTCGGTTGGCGAGCTGTGA